The DNA window AGGACGGAAATTCAAGGGGAGGGGGAGGTTGTGATAAGTGTGCCGCTCTCTCAGCCTGATAAGGTCATGGAGGCGGTTATGGGGATTGTGAGGAGTAATTTCACGGGATTACCGGTGCCGCATCTTACGGAGAAGTTAGTGCAGATTATGGGAGAGTTGGAGAACTCGGCCAAGAGGAAGTTGGATGCATGATACCCGACTCTAATGACTAATATGTATTTATATCGTGTCTGAAGTCCAGTACGAATAATGCTATGCAGATGCTGCCTTTCTCCTCTTACTTGACACGATTACTCTCAACTGCTAAGTGCAAGCCAGTGAACTTCAGGTGATGAGGTGATTTTTTCTGGAACTTGTGAAGGTATTACATTTCTAGCTGAAATGTGCTTCAATGGCGGCTGGACGACACTCGTAGCGAGACATTGTTACACAGTCACGCTACACGTAGAGTCTGTTGACATTCACATCTTCGCTCTGCATTCACCAGGAACAGGGGGGAAATTGCTGGTAATTTTACTTCATTTGTTTGATTATCTTTCCGCCTGAATTCTTTCCTCAAACTCCGTAACTTTGCTTACTGGGGAGGGACTAGTCACTGTTAGCAGATATCCAAACCTGAACATTGTCAACACTCACCGAAGACGAGAGTGCCGTTGTCATTGCCGATGCACTCAGCGAGGTTGAGGTCAGCCTCGACGGGGTCACCATCAACGGGGTTGAGAAGAGCGCGGAGGACAGGGACGTTGTCGTCGCCCTCAAGTGAGAAGGTGATGTCAGAAGCAGAGCCAGAGAAGCCTTAAAGCCATGGTTAGCACGCTAGAAATATGCATGAGATACTTGTTGACTTACCCTCGCCACCCCAGTAGAAGGCACCGTCGTTGTTGCCAATGTAGTAGTCGAGATCAAGACGAGACTCTTGAGGCTCACCATCAGCATCGTTACACTGAGCGACGAGGATGTgaccatcctcaagctcgatgTCAGAAGAGCTCTCGTGGAAGTTGACCATTTTGGCTGATGTGAGTTTGAATGAAGCAAACAAGTGTGATGTGGAGTTGTAGATGTTGGAGTAATATCAAGTTGTGTGAAGAGTCAAggactatatatatatatctcttattgACAGTGATTCACGAGAGGCCTCGCGTATGCGCCTCCGCACAAAAGCCAAGACCCTCCAAGACCGAGTGAACCGCGAGAAAAGGATTTTGAAGCTGCCACGACTGCAATGCACATGCAATGCAGACCAAGAGCCCACTTCTTACAAGGACCCCTGAATATCCCATCTCCATCCAAAAGCGCGCGGTTGACGAGGCCCCGCTATGGCGCATACACAGCTCGGCACGACGGGTATTGGATGTGAGAGGTTGTTTGACTAAGGAGGCCTCTTCCTCTAGGAATTCTCCGGTGTTGAAACGTGTTTCACAAGGTTATAGGACttttgctggtggtggtggtgagctTACTGTGCTGTAGGGAGGAGTTGTTAGGGGGCTGTGCGGTGAGCAGAGAGGGTCTTGGCAGTGGGACGCAATCCAATTATCGATAAACCCTTGGCGTGAAGAAAGTCTTGGCTTGAGGGGTTCCGATTACCGTGGTCCGGGTAGGgacagtacagtacagtactTGTGTATGACAATAAATATGAGACCACTTTTATGTTGACAATATTACGATAGGACAAATAGACACGAGACTCGAAGTGGGTCAGATTAGACACATTGATTTGGTCAATTTGTGATAAGATAACAATGCACTACTCattccatcatgacaactaATGGCAAAATCTTTGTGACGGCACATACTAGTAGCCCTGCCATCGAAGAACCTGTTCTGCCGTAGCAATCCTCATACGCTTTCCATACATCCAAAGAGGAACAGTCATCAGAGAAAAGATACCCATCAGCATTCCAAAGATTCCAAAGGGCTCTGCAGCTCCGCTCTTTTGAACCCAGTCAGCTACAAAGAACGTCCAAGCAAATGCGATAATAGAACGCAGGATCGTGACCATGGTGAAGCAATCTGCTGCCAGGGAGTGATAAGAGTCGATCAACTAAACAATTTGTTAGTATGCACATCAAAACAAAGCTCAGAGTAGTATGGAACTCACGTAGTTGAAGCCAACAGATGGAACCTGCATCAGACCAAAACTGACCATGCCATAGCCAACTTGGAGTCCAACCCAGGTATGTCCTCCAGGGTTCTTGGCGCAGAATCCAAACACCAAAAAGCCACAAGTTGCGATAAATagagggaagaagagagttggcAATCGGTCTTCAGACTCGGCCACACCGTTTCGTGTCTTGCTGGCCTTCTTTACAAGTCTGCCATCAGCAAGCATGTGCGTGTACACATAACCGATCACGCCGCCAATGACAGCACCAATGTTGATCAGGCCAGCATTAGCCTTCCAAAGATAAGGCGGGCTCGCCATAATCTGAGGTCCAATGGTCGAAATAGTGACGATACCACCAACAAGCCCAGCATAGTGAAGCATCACCACCCAAGTACCAGGGAAAGCGAGAGTCTTCCAGGGCTGGATGAACTGCTTCAGCAGACTTCCCCGAGGCTTGCTGAAGCCCAAAGACTGGACGTAGCCGTAGGCCGAGTACGTGATGTGCTGTTCACCCCCGGTGACGGACTGCTTATCCTCGACGTGCTCGTTCTTGCCAAACTGGGCAttcttctcggtctcggGGTCCGTGACGCCTTCGACGGGTGCGCTTCGTATATACAGGGTCTCggggacgaagaagatggcgccGACGAGGCAAGTCGCGGAGAGGGCGAGACAGACCCAGAAGATGGGCTTCCAGCCCTGTTGGTAGACGATGTATCCTCCTGTGATGCCACCTGTGAGAGGCCCGACGACGAGCATGATGGTGTAGACGGCCTATCAAAGATTATCAGCACTTAGTTGCTGGTTGGCGTTGTAGAGGGTGCTTACCATGGCTCGTCCACGCTGATGGATAGGGAACATATCTCCAATAAGAGCGGGGGCAACAGTGTCTGCAGCCGCACCTCCAATACCCTGGAAGATGCGAGCAACAAGGAGGGACTCATACGACGTTGCAAGCGCACACCAAAGAGTGCAAAACGTGAGAATTGCcgtggcgatgatgaggacaggTCGTCGGCCCATCCAGTTGGACAAGGGAACCCACCAGATATTAGCCGcgccgatgaagagaatgTTGACCTGTCATCCTATCAGCATTGAACTCCAGCCAGTGAGGCAACAGAGATACTTACAGCAATCAACTTGGTGAGTTCAGAGATCGTTCTCGGATCCTTCGGAAAGAACATGGGCCATAGGTTAAAAGCAGGCGCGATGACACCGCTTGTGTAATTCGCGACGAAGCCATACAGCGAGGCAACGCACAGAGCAGCGATTTTATGCCATGTCGGTAAATTGAGGGGATCTCGAGGATCATCCGTCATATGGCCGCTAACAACCACATGGCCTGCATCTTCCTGCTCCCCTTTTTTCACCGTTAGTCTCAAGATCTCCACGCGTCAAAGGGGCAGAAATTCTCACTGTGAATCTGGACTGTGCCAGGAGGCGTCGCAACCTCGACTTCAAGCGAGGACAGGCCAAAGGCTTCTTTGAAGGAGACCATCTTTTTTCAATGTTGCAGTTAGGGGTGATGTTTTTGGAATTTTTAGTCGTAGGCCATGGTCAATTAAGTACTCCTCACTCCCCAGTCCTCCTCCACGTTACCCCGGATTACCCCATGGGACCTGTGAAAGTCTGTAACCGAGATGCAATCTAGATCACTAGGGTGTTTGCCCCACGAACCAACCAGATAGATCAGATACTTTGGTGGCGTTGCGAGCTTAGCTTGATCTGGGAGTGTTCAGTTGGtggttttggtgatggcgtcGGGGTACCCTCCACTTTCCCGGTGGCCCTCTCGGGACGTGGGATATTGGTGATGGGGAATGAGGGGAATGTTGCAATTGGACTTCACATCCTAGGTAATAGCCAGTTCAAAATCGATCAAAATCATGGAGTTAGTTTGGGAGGAATGCCGTTGCGAGGCCGATGATCTGATATGGCATGAGTCTGTTCGATAACCAGATTCTGGTGTCTGCATAGTGTATCTCCGGTTAACCCTCGCTTGTCCATCCCACACAGATATTGTAAGCAAAGCGACCAGAAAATCGGTCACAGTAACCCAGCCAGTACTCATCCAGGGCGTCAGACTCCAAATCTTTTACTCCCGAGCCATCCGCTGAATTGCGGGTTTTCCATCCGTTTTCGGGTCTTCCGTAAGTCATCGGGTTGTCCGCTCGTCACGCTCACTGTCGCCATGAAACAATTCATACGCCGCGGTTTTGACTTGAGTAGGACCCTCGGCCCTCCGATAAAGGACTAGGAAACTCACGATGTTGCAAAGTCTTCCCTCTATAAATCCTAGGCTGGTATTTCATGCTCTTTTCTGTCGCGTCCTAGCGTAAAGCTCTCGGCCTTCCGTCTCGAGGACTCTGATCTTCTAGTTGGACTGGCTGGGCCCTGTGTATGGCTGCAGGGAGAAGGAATAATCCTCTTGTAGGTTATTTGTATCTCGTAATCaagaaataaaaggaataaagtGACGCGCCAGGCTTGTCCTTGACTTGTACAGGAGGATGACTTGAAAAATTGGAATCCATAGTCAAACCTGTCAAGTGCCGAATTGGTAGCCGTGACTGGCTTTGGAGAAAATCGTCGTGCATCCTCGCTTATCCCCGCTCATGATATGCATTTTCCTTGGTACCCAGAGCATTCATCAACACCTGCCATTATCCTGCGCCAGGCGAACCCTCTGGCATCGCTTCAGCCAATCCTTTGCTTCCTCCTGACCCAAACTTCTTTATCCGTAGACAAGtcactcttctcttttgTATCAGTGGATTCCGTTTCTTTTATATCCCTGATCTCCACCTCCCAGGTCTGGAGTCTGTAGTTCCCTCGATCTGACATGCCAGTGAACAGATCGAAGGACCAACCATGGTTGGGACACGACACTCCAGCGCTCAGTACAACGCCAAAGTCCTCAATGTCGAACGGTGTCCCTTTTGAAAGAGGGTATTGGCTATGTGGACATGACTACCCTTGTTAGCCCCTGCAAATAATTTTCTTATCAACATTTGCTCACATGGTCGATTGCATGGAATTTGCCTTTGTATTGAAATACAAGCACCTGATTCACAAGTGCCTCCAACGTAGAATCATCGCCGACGGGAACTTCTTTTGACGAAGAGACGTCTTCCTTCGGTATGTGGAATGCTTTGCAGCCTGGTATTGATTTTCCGTTACACAGGCGATGTTTTGCCAAGTTGCCTGCATCATCGTCTACATCTGGAAATGACGATGTACGGCCTACAAACGTCCATTGAGCCCCTTGTCGCGAAAACGGGTTGAAGAAATTCATTTTGATAAAGGTACCTTATCGCTCAGCGATTTCGCTACGAGTTAAAAGTCGAAAAATTGCTCTTATCATGGCGCGGAACAAATTCCTCTTGGGCATGTGACATGTCACGTGAGCGGAAACAAGGAGTTGCTCTGCAAACAAATCTTAACATTAAACTATCAATAGAGTCATTTATTTGATATTCATTCCTATCTAATATTAACACTTTCAGTCTCGTATTTCTCCCAAATAGCGCCATGATACATCGAAAAATTCCGAAGATTCCCCATAGTCAAGAAAGATCTATCGCATCCCATCTCCCAGATCGTTCTTGTGATCTAGACATGTTATTTGGAGTTGAGGTTTGTGGCTAGGAGCTTGAAGCAGCATGGGGAATTTAGTCCCAGCTCAAAAATGACACTGTTCGTCTAGTTTGGCGAGTAGTGGCAATATCATGGCTTTAGAGTATATAACATGTTACGTGGTTAGATAGAAGGCTCAGAACCTACAGTTCTGCAACCACCTTATTGATAGAGTATCAATATAATCATTAACTTAATACTCATCCCTATCGTATAGATAGATGAAGTATATCTACCCCAAATGGCGCCATAGCATATCAAAAGATTCAGCaagctcctcatcatctAGAAAGGTTTGCCGCCACTGCACTATCTCCCAGACCATTCCGTTCAATGTGTTTTGACATAAACGACTCCCATTCTCATCCAAATCCttatcagcttcatcaagaaacGTGGCTGTCACTCTAACATTCAGAAGCTCTTGTACAGGTCTCCCTTCGAGCAACCTTCTAATCATCGGCATAAGCCCCTTTTGAATAGACTGATGCCGGAGCAAAAGAAGATTCATCAATGCTGCAGCTGACCCAAAACATGTGTCTTTTGTTGCTGAGCAGTGGAATCGAGCTGGGATGTGTCGGAGGAAGTAGCAGCTAGAGTTTTCATCGCTCTGCACAATCTTCGACTGAATGGCTTCGAAGCGCGAATAGTGCGGAGAACAAGGATTGATATACCGTAAGAAGAGGTCTTGGAGATCAGAATCTGCTAGGATATCATGTATATACAAAGCGCAGCCGAGTGTGAGGCAATAGGCCTCGCGGTCGTGGATCCAATCAGTATTTGTCCCTTCTGGATCAGCCGCTAGGGCTTGTTTCAGGACGCTCTTTGCGAATTTCAGTCGAATCAGCTCGGGAGACATGGCGAAGAATGCAAAGTTGGGTTGAAAAACATGCGGCGATACTAAGAACTCCAGAACTGTGTAGTGAGCGAGAGATACATAGAGATCTTGTCCACCAGTTGCTTCTCTAGCCTGTAATCCAGTAGAATCTTCATGTTGGCTATCGAAAATATCCCCGGGAACGTATCGAACTGTTATGAGGCAGCTGCATATCTCTTGCAGGTATTCAAAGTCTATGATGGAGTTTTGACCTTCGATTTCGTATCCGAAATGCTCATAGGTAACAGCCGACAGAAGCAAGTTCGCGTTGACGCCAACGTCGTAGAGCCAAGCAGCCTGCGAATGGCCGATGATCCAAGTGAGGACACGACGAACGAGCGGTCTTTCATCTTGAGGTATTGCTCTGAAGATTCTGACGTAAGTCTCACTCAGATCTTTGGGCAAGTTAGAAAGAAGTTGCTGTAGTTTCGATTGGTCGCGAAGTCGCTCTATAGCTTGAATTTGGCATTCAGCCCATCGAAACCTTGTAGCTTTAAGTTAGCTCAGTCGAAAGTGAGGAACTTTTTAAATCATATCATAGTGAAAGAGAGCTCTCACATTCCTTTAGCCATGGTAGCTAGAGCTTCCTCAATTTCGTCGAATCGCTCGTGCCATCTCTTCAGTCGGTGACTTGACCTTAGTCGAGCGTGTACAAACCGTCTAATATCAGCGTCTACCATTGTATTTGACATTGATATTCTTTCTGATATCTCACCCAAAGACCTTTCTATGTCAAAGTATTGCCGGCTTGTTGCTAATATCCTGATTTTTTCAAACCGCTTATCGACTGTCAAAGTCTCAATCAACGACAGAAGCTCTTCCCGAGGAGTGCTCTCGTCAACAGCATCTATAACGATATAAAGACTGTCTAGCCGCTGTAGGACTACCTCTAGAACAACTCCTAGGTCCACGATAGTAGGCTcgcagccatggccatgaagTCGTTTTAACTCAGTTGGTATCCAATTGATCTGTCGACAGATATGGGCAATGAC is part of the Fusarium fujikuroi IMI 58289 draft genome, chromosome FFUJ_chr07 genome and encodes:
- a CDS encoding related to cyanovirin-N family protein; its protein translation is MVNFHESSSDIELEDGHILVAQCNDADGEPQESRLDLDYYIGNNDGAFYWGGEGFSGSASDITFSLEGDDNVPVLRALLNPVDGDPVEADLNLAECIGNDNGTLVFVPPQ
- a CDS encoding related to HOL1 protein, whose translation is MVSFKEAFGLSSLEVEVATPPGTVQIHREQEDAGHVVVSGHMTDDPRDPLNLPTWHKIAALCVASLYGFVANYTSGVIAPAFNLWPMFFPKDPRTISELTKLIAVNILFIGAANIWWVPLSNWMGRRPVLIIATAILTFCTLWCALATSYESLLVARIFQGIGGAAADTVAPALIGDMFPIHQRGRAMAVYTIMLVVGPLTGGITGGYIVYQQGWKPIFWVCLALSATCLVGAIFFVPETLYIRSAPVEGVTDPETEKNAQFGKNEHVEDKQSVTGGEQHITYSAYGYVQSLGFSKPRGSLLKQFIQPWKTLAFPGTWVVMLHYAGLVGGIVTISTIGPQIMASPPYLWKANAGLINIGAVIGGVIGYVYTHMLADGRLVKKASKTRNGVAESEDRLPTLFFPLFIATCGFLVFGFCAKNPGGHTWVGLQVGYGMVSFGLMQVPSVGFNYLIDSYHSLAADCFTMVTILRSIIAFAWTFFVADWVQKSGAAEPFGIFGMLMGIFSLMTVPLWMYGKRMRIATAEQVLRWQGY